The proteins below are encoded in one region of Pochonia chlamydosporia 170 chromosome Unknown PCv3seq00030, whole genome shotgun sequence:
- a CDS encoding DDE superfamily endonuclease, which yields MAQRQHVQLPSNEARIEMAKLAIEQGQFQSNRAAAASFNVNKDTLRNRRNGIPSRRDCVPNSKKLSSTEEKVIIDHAIDVDERGFQLNYHMLRDIANKLLGDRGQPNVGKNWPSRFIQRVPELKTRVNRAYDYKRALNEDPETISAWFHLVQNIRAKYGILDEDTYNFDEAGFRMGMIGTRMVITGTERRQTPKTVQPGNTEWVTTIVAANAQGWAIPPFIILKGAQHYNTWHDAIADRPNWILSVSEKGWTSLKHGFEWLKHFNRFTEGRITGAYRLLVMDGHDSHNTLEFLEFCKDHKIITLCMPPHSSHLLQPLDVGCFGPLKRAYGKEIEDLIRCRINHVEKEDFLPAFQAAFDKAITPSNIQGAFRGAGLVPFDPEAVISKLDIRLRTPTPRLPETSQWESQTPHNVAEIGSQTEYIRRRIQRHQNSSPTSLLESFTSLEKGVQFIAHGASIMEVEMARLRKANKMLSKRKQRRRKVLKGANTLSIADGLQTTAQHRNQGAIEQSVEGLPQRPRRCGHCREPGHRIETCAKRRMAAPGNVDPSLLSNL from the coding sequence ATGGCTCAACGCCAACACGTTCAATTGCCTTCAAACGAGGCTAGAATTGAGATGGCTAAATTGGCTATTGAACAAGGTCAGTTTCAATCAAATCGGGCTGCTGCAGCtagcttcaatgtcaacaaaGATACGCTCCGCAACCGCCGTAATGGAATACCTTCCCGACGTGATTGTGTCCCCAATTCGAAAAAGCTGTCAAGCACAGAAGAGAAGGTGATAATAGACCATgccattgatgttgatgagcgcgGGTTTCAACTCAATTACCACATGTTGCGAGATATCGCCAACAAGCTACTCGGCGATCGCGGTCAGCCCAATGTTGGGAAAAATTGGCCTTCAAGGTTCATTCAACGCGTTCCGGAGCTCAAAACACGCGTCAATCGAGCTTACGACTACAAAAGAGCCCTTAATGAAGACCCAGAGACTATTAGTGCGTGGTTTCACCTTGTGCAGAATATAAGGGCAAAATACGGCATCCTCGACGAAGATACATACAACTTCGACGAAGCTGGCTTTCGAATGGGCATGATCGGGACACGCATGGTCATTACAGGTACTGAACGACGTCAAACACCAAAAACGGTGCAGCCAGGCAATACAGAATGGGTGACAACGATTGTCGCTGCTAATGCGCAAGGATGGGCCATCCCACCCTTTATCATTTTGAAAGGCGCTCAACACTATAACACCTGGCATGACGCAATTGCGGATAGGCCTAACTGGATCCTGTCAGTTAGCGAGAAGGGCTGGACGTCCCTTAAGCATGGATTTGAGTGGTTAAAACACTTCAATCGCTTTACAGAAGGCCGCATAACTGGCGCCTATCGGCTGTTGGTTATGGATGGCCATGACAGCCACAATACTCTCGAGTTTCTGGAATTTTGCAAGGACCACAAGATTATTACTCTTTGTATGCCTCCACATTCATCCCATTTGCTACAACCtctagatgttggctgttttgggccgtTGAAGCGGGCCTACggcaaggagattgaggacCTCATTCGGTGTCGCATTAATCACGTCGAAAAAGAGGACTTTCTACCTGCATTTCAGGCCGCGTTCGATAAAGCAATCACTCCAAGTAATATCCAAGGAGCCTTTAGAGGTGCAGGATTAGTTCCCTTCGATCCAGAGGCGGTTATTTCAAAGCTTGATATTCGATTACGGACCCCAACGCCACGACTTCCAGAGACGTCGCAATGGGAGTCACAAACACCCCATAACGTTGCTGAAATAGGATCCCAAACGGAGTACATACGACGGCGCATCCAAAGGCATCAAAATAGCTCCCCAACATCGCTTTTGGAAAGCTTTACAAGCCTAGAAAAAGGTGTCCAATTCATTGCGCACGGGGCCTCAATCATGGAGGTTGAGATGGCAAGGCTTCGGAAGGCAAACAAGATGCTATCAAAGCGCAAACAACGAAGAAGGAAGGTCCTTAAAGGCGCTAATACGTTATCAATCGCTGACGGGCTTCAAACCACTGCGCAGCATCGGAATCAGGGTGCAATTGAACAAAGTGTTGAAGGTCTTCCTCAGAGGCCACGACGTTGCGGACACTGCCGGGAGCCAGGACATCGAATTGAGACTTGTGCAAAACGTCGAATGGCTGCACCAGGAAACGTAGATCCTAGCCTTCTTTCTAATTTATAA
- a CDS encoding alpha-L-fucosidase domain-containing protein, which yields MKPVRTILAKTAALQLLGTGLAAIPATPARAVGGAATDWMHNAKFGVMQHWLAEGCPGSDGSCGDPAPTVSSWKYGTPDYQPNVVSVSNHEAPNWYRDAKFGIFIHWGVYAVPAYKNEW from the coding sequence ATGAAGCCCGTCCGAACAATCCTTGCTAAGACGGCCGCCCTGCAACTGCTCGGCACCGGTCTGGCAGCGATTCCCGCCACGCCGGCCCGAGCCGTCGGCGGCGCGGCCACAGACTGGATGCACAACGCCAAGTTCGGCGTGATGCAGCACTGGCTGGCCGAAGGGTGTCCCGGTTCGGACGGTTCGTGCGGCGACCCGGCGCCGACGGTCTCGAGCTGGAAATATGGAACCCCAGATTACCAGCCCAACGTCGTCTCTGTGAGCAACCACGAAGCTCCGAACTGGTATCGCGACGCCAAGTTCGGTATATTCATCCACTGGGGTGTATATGCCGTGCCGGCATACAAGAATGAGTGGTAA
- a CDS encoding C2H2 finger domain-containing protein (similar to Metarhizium robertsii ARSEF 23 XP_007826718.1) codes for MLTLNDPGSFTALVRAYSWAIIRRQKPQQALIDQACSIGHSMSKRRPTGLTAEQTASVASDHRVRRLTVQLRKSHRGSEQHKKTHRELRSLKQKLKRELKQKIRDDWTDEQAVDDIERQLQGIGFAKPMEDDAIRPQRPAQKLLVETLTAPVA; via the exons ATGCTTAC GCTTAACGATCCAGGATCGTTTACAGCACTGGTGCGGGCTTACTCATGGGCCATTATCCGTCGGCAGAAGCCACAGCAAGCACTCATTGATCAGGCTTGCAGCATTGGCCACTCGATGAGCAAACGGCGACCGACAGGCCTCACAGCTGAACAAACGGCGTCTGTCGCATCAGATCACCGTGTTCGACGGCTTACAGTCCAGTTGCGGAAATCGCACCGAGGTTCTGAACAGCACAAAAAGACCCACCGCGAGTTGCGATCGTTAAAGCAGAAGCTAAAAAGGGAACTCAAACAGAAGATTCGAGATGACTGGACAGACGAACAGGCCGTGGACGATATTGAACGTCAGCTGCAAGGGATTGGCTTTGCAAAACCAATGGAGGATGACGCCATCCGTCCTCAGAGACCGGCACAAAAGCTGCTGGTCGAAACACTTACAGCTCCTGTTGCCTAA